The DNA region TTGGAaatagcaagtgatggctcagtgggtgGATCCCTGGCACtgatacaggagacccagattacgttccaggctccaggcttttgcTTCTCCAGCTCCTACTGTCAGGCACATTTGGTACTGTCAACTACGACCAAgtaggagagctttctctctccctctcttcatggCTTTCAGGTAAATGAAACACATaggtaaaagaaagaaagatatggTGTTAATGTAGACCATAGTTTTTTTTCGAAGCTTGAAagagataatttatttttccaactATTCACATATAATTAGCAGTGTTATACTGttatctttttaattattattagtttagataatgtttacatagttcatcaggttgggaaggatccagagttagggagaagtgggtgtgatcattgtttccaaattttctttcttcttcccatttctgagtTTGAGCAGGGAGATAAGGAGATATGCCATTCCCCGCTTcacaaccatcccagtaccctgaggatggggaaaggccacccgatatgaacccagggtcacaatgtggttCTTGCTCTGAAAATTCAGCCCAAGTGTATGCGATAGTTGTGAAATACAGTCGATCTTGCTGATCTGTGGGTGAgtaatcccttccaatgtccattggctgacacagtcaaccttatagtctccattcacccacatATTTACTGTCAttgcttggctggagtagttgtccatatgttttgttcttcattctctgctatggtcccagatgtcctctgcaggccccagtgggctaccATGTCCTCTATGAGTACCATGGGTGGACCATAATTTTATATAGGTTCAagctatatatattatattcagTCAATATGGATAGTTATGAAAATGtgtaaaatgaaatatgcataatTATACAACAAAATTAATTGTAAcaattgtgtgtatatgtatgtatatatacactcgcatatatatatatatatatacactttatatagatatatatacttGCATAGAATTGATTATTCTCACTCCCTATAGTTAGGTTCTAGGAAGTTGATGCCACCACGAAATTAATAAATGCTGAACATTGCTTCTACTGCTCACATATACATTGTGTATTTTACATAGATAAAATCATGTTATATCTTAAAATCCATCTGATAGagtttaatatttttcatatgcttgCTATTTGAGAGAAAATGATGTCCAGAAGTGTGGTAACATGCCAAAGTTGGCCCCACTCGCGTTGAAGCTGGAATTGAGTTTAAACTTAGTCCAACTGACCCAGTAGCTGGACTTTCTTGCCCTGCACTATACTGCTTTCTGTTGTCTATCCATCTTTGAGAGGTGGAACAAAAAAGCACAAGCTTTGTTTGTCCCACCCTAAGTGGGACATGCCTTAGGAGCCCCacattttccctctctctggaCATGTGCACAAATGACGAGGAAAGCACTGAGTATTGGTCTAGGAGACACATTAAATTCTAGCAAGTAGGCAAACTTACAAAGGTGGAATTTTGAATGATGAGATTGTACTGCAGTTAAACTAGGGAGATAGTCAAAATTGTTGACCAACTAATATGGTTCAGGAATGAGCTAATCAGAACAGGCATTAATACCAAATTCCTTGCTTGGAGTTATTGGCATTTGAAGGCTAAAATCATGAGTTACCCCTAATTACAAAATCCTGCCTGCTTTCCAGAGCATGTTTTCTGATGTTCCGTGCAAGATTGCATTGGTActaatgcatgaggggggaaccgggtgcgatcctgacaacctcttaacaggaggtcatgtgcgtggagcaggagggcactctagagtggagcaggtggtaaggaggaagcttggatcccaaccatgaagactcccagaccttcaccacaaactattaatacgagcaacaaggactatatcccaactgccaaggaagccacagggaattggatgccctcggaggccgagtactctgaggtcacccacccccaaccggagcttccgcaggggatggaagaagtccaaacactaccgcgcaaaaaccaacgtcatcggaaagacaaccagaagccctgaaggtccgcagaaacagaagaacaataaacgtccttcgggaccagggaggagagctttctctggtccgagcctggctccacctctggacccccaccctccctcgcaatgaccatcgggatcgcttcgaaaacccctcatagcaaacaaacaaccatgcaaactaaaaaaaaccctaaaataaatagacaaacaacagaaagtagagcttggaatctgacaggaaagagctggcgtggattggctcatgcctcgctgggtgggacacaaagattagtcactcctcaccatggtgttggggatttccctgcacaacccccccgccccaaaatgttctgcaccttaaatgtcgacaaatgtctttttagagttacaagccagtctagattaccctaaaatctgccaagatcagcaaaattatacttcaacacaacaaatggctaaatactaaaatgaaatagacaggagacagctgaatggtaccttatagccattttaaggtatatagcagccggtcctgtatataaactaaaattgaaatgtcaatgagctaatcataggttgtggttaagaacttgctcttttttttaacatactggttacgcaaaaccatgtcaattccataatgttgcaaattgctgttgatgttatattgggactcttaattgacagggatgatattctaccagctctaacttcggactagaaatggtctccccaagaaactgttcaacccatctggacaacaagtagctggactctatgcttggtatacgtatgcaaggaaagaatcttgattgaatttgaactgtaatgctacttcaaggtggaggaatccaccggggggaggggcgtggggaggggtggggggattcccagagcctatgaaactgtcacataatgcaaaataattaataataataataataaaaaagattgcATTGGTACTACTTGCTATTATAGAGCCTGTTCTGTTTTTGTAATAGAAGTATTCTAGATTacctttttacttatttatcagTACTGGGCAAATACCTAAAGGAGTCTGCATTTATTTTTGATGTGTAAGTGTATTACAATCTTCCTGTTTTCCCCTTTCATTTTCCAGTTGATTTTATTACTCAAATTATTTTGATATATAAGGTGCTCAAAAACTTGTAAAATTGGGCTAAGCACAATAATGATTAGAAGATTATAAAACTATTATAaaactataagctgctaaatactaaaatgaaaaaagacacaagacagctgaatagtaccctatagccattttaaggtatacagcagccggttgtgtaaaaactaaaattgagatgtcaatgaagtagtcacaggatgtggttacgaacttgcattttctaacttatctgtcactcaataccatgtcaattaacttcataatgttgtaaatttccatgtttcttcctgttgctgaagttgtgcagtggcttttcattggaggggatgatattctgccagctctgctttcagaccaaggatgatctcccaatgaagctgttgaatttctctggacaataagacgctggactttCTGCacggtccatgcccgcaatgaaggaatcatgattggttatgaactgtactactgtaacaatatagaggaattcaatatggggggagggtttggagagggtttgggggactcccagagcctatgaaactgtgtcataaaatgaaatagttaaataaaaaataagatcatGATTAATTCATATCTATGGACACTCTAATCTTTACTTGATCCCACATGCCACATTAAATGTACCCCCAAGCAATGTGCATTTTGTTCTATGTGATCCTATTTGTTTAGGTTTTATGCATGCTGTGGtaaaattcttcaaaataataaaagaaaagaaaatatatggtaAGAGAAGAATCAATGTGGATAGCAAAGCTTAAATTACCAAAAAggtataaattaataaaataactaTATTTCATTGTTTATTCTGAAGTCTCAGaataagattttctctctctgtgtgttcacATCCTGGGTATTCCATGATTAGATTATGTTATTTTCCCATGTTCATTGGCACTATATTGTATAAGAGAAGAATCAGGCAAAAGGATTATTCTAGATTGAGTTGAGGATTTTGATCAACAGCAGTTGAATTCGTGAACTTTATGGGTAGATTCCAGGGATCAAAAGGCAAAGTGTTGGTAAATTGAAGAGTAGGCTAATGTGTAACGAATCCATCATGAATTTAGTAGTAAATTGCAATTAGCACTAAAATTTTCTTCACCATACTAACACATGAAAGTAAAAATGATGGGGGTTGTTCTGTAGTAGTCATGGCCTTATATTAATAGCCGAAGATGGTTAAAGACAAATTGTAAACCTGAAAATGAGAATTTTGGTGTTACACAGGTTGTACATATTTACCACACTCAGTGAGAGTATGGGTAAGGTTATTGGAAAACATTAAGTTGTAAagtctatagttttctttttcttttttttttttttactgagaacATAAGTTTAATTGCTTCATATTACAAGTAAAAAGAAAGATTCAAAGAAATACAGGTAActtgttattgggctatttagattgttaattgcttcttgattcaattttggtggattgtatatgttccaaaatctgtccatttcctctaggttttctgatttgttcgcatatagttgcttataataattcctgatgattctttatatttgtaaggtatctgttgttatatctccattctcatttctaatactattgatgtgtattttctccctcctttttttaattagtcgagctagtggggagtctattttgatgattttcccaaagaaccaactctttgattgattaatcttgtgtacagtcctcttggtctctatttggtttatttcctcccttattttgatgatttcttttttcctactagtcttaggattgctttgttgttgtgtttctagttccttcaactgtaagattagctgatttacttggtgcttttcttgtttcttgagataagcattaattgaaatgcactttcctctcagcaccaccttgattgtgtcccataagttctgataagttgtgttgaatGCATCAACACaactcatttagtaatatattgttcagcctccatatgtttgtaagtcttccttggtgtttcgaattcttggtctcaggcttcactccttggtggtctgagaacgtgcatggtatgatttccacttttttaaatttgctaaggcttgttttatggcctataatatgatcaattctggagaaagttccatgtactgatgaaaaaaacgtgtattctctgtcagtaggatgaaaggatgaaaggttcgatagatgtcaactaagtccatttgctctagagtttgaatgagttctattgtttctttgctgagtttctggttttttgatctgtccatttttgttaatggggtattaaggtcccccactatgatcatattggagtctatttctccctttaatcccattaatatttgtttcacgtagctagatgctttggcatttggagcataaacatttattatgctgatctcttcttgctggaggtatcctttgatcattgtgtcgtatccttctttatctcttttgatgctcttcacatcgaagtctatgttatctgatataagaatggctgcccctgcttgtcttaccttaccatttgctggaaatatctttttccatcctttcactttcaatattttctgatctttgttgttaAGATGCGTCtgctgtaagcagcagatagttgggttttgttttttgatccaatcctccaatttatggcgtttgattgatgagtttaagccatttacattcagcgttattatagataagggacagtttggtcctgtcattttggcgatgtgttgttctaaattaggtcttttGTTAGtgttttagttggatgttctccacatttgcctttgtttctgatggttgctatttcttttttctttcatagcaacttccttgaatatcatttgtagggcaggtttagatgagacaaaatcttgaagtttgtctttattgtggaagaattttatttcattttcaaagacaaaggagagctttgcggggtaaattattctgggctgaaaatttttctcttttagaatctggaatatgtgactccagtctcttctggcctgtaacgtttcctctgaaaagtcagctgtgagtttaattggggttcccctatatgatacttgatttttttctcgtgcacatttaaggatttttttctttttgttcaactgaagagagcttgatgatcatgtgtcgtgatgaagttcgtttttggtcaactctgttgggaattctgtagccctcctgtatattattttctaattctttgctcagcttagggaagttttcctgtattatttcattgaatatacctctaatcccagcttctctttctgcaccttctggaacacccataactcttatgttagaccttttaatcatatcttttaattttggatactttttttagcttgatgcagctctacttccagctttttgtttgtttcttcatggtgacaggaaatatcttctaattctgaaattctttcttctgcctcattcattctgtttttgagactctccactgtatttttaatttgctctactgtgttcttcatttctgatatatcagccttaatttgatgtattactgctatttcttctttgaactcttgtttgtacttctcattgttgaccagcagctttgcaatgagttttctgagttctttgtcccccattttctcaatgtcttcctcagttaactctgagaatgggcgaagcttttgctcctttgttggaaagacttcagtaacattcatagtgtttttttcttgtcttttaccttttgtaattgccaatctgtttgacgacatctctatggtctgttacctcatatgtataaattgactttaatgttcaattagtaccctgagtttaggaaacacagctgtcctgaataattgctttgtccgtggcactgaatttataggcagcactgagcttgtctccCCCTGCTAGCaaacacgtctaagtacctcctgaggtcaccctgggcagactaggtggccagaaagatcagggggctgtcacagtcagctccagggactacacagaccccccaggctaCAAGACTATTGCAGTGGGCTCAGCTCCGCGCAATTAACcaacaacacgcccactctggatctccacttagggttcacaactgctgtcctgccacccgatatggctccaggtggagaactgcagttgctaattttcagttccagggaccacaccgaccccgcagggagcagagccagtgctcccctccacccctagaTCAGATCCTTatgaacagtcagaaaggggcctgtgtgttgtTCTGTCAACTTCGCtttgcgcctctccacacaaggtggctccctgagtccccgactccctctgACTGCAGCTGGTCCCAAACACCAGCTGTGGTATTGATTTGGGTGAATGGTATAAGTAAGGAGAAACATAATTACAGACAGGATAAGATTTTAGCTATCACTTCAGTGATTTTGGTAATTTATGCCCTGATAACAAAATGTCTGCTTTGTATGGAATAAGGGATTTGAAAATGGAAAACTTCCACTCCATTGAGCTTCACAATTGTTGAGATAGAGGTTTTTTGTTAGGAATAGGTAGCaatctggtttcttttttaatgtgtcTAGAGAAGatggttattgttttttttttgcaaaaggaaAATTCCATAATTGAAAAAAATTGCGGTGAAAAAGATAATATATCTTGCaatcaagataaaacaaaaatccatGCTTTATATGAGCTctgcttatgtatttttatttgtaagagaaaTACACTTGAAGGTCAAGGCCAGTCATTTGGTACATTATGATCCTGTAATAGCCAGATGTTTGGATGCCTTTGCTGCAATTCAGTATTATCTTTCCCAAACTGTTCTTTTCTTTGAGGTTCACCAATtaccttttcatttaaaagggtattttattttgccttcagtaGTCTCCCGTTTCCGGATATTACTGACCCAGTCAGTTTCATTGCAATTCCATTTCATGTGGCCAAAGTCTTTGAAACATACCATTTTCCCCCTACAAATATAATCAAATACAAACACTTTTAACATCTTAAGTCCAAGTTACTCCATTGGTGTAACTGATCAAATATATGCTGCTTAGGTAGACACTaacaattttaagatttatttatttgaaaggtggagcgagctctttcatcattttttttcactccccaaatggcatcacCACACCTAAACTAggtcaaagctaagagccagaaactcataCTGAGTGATCCACAGTTGCCTAAATTTTGTCTATGTTCTGTCTTCCCTAGACTCTTTAGtgggaaactgaatcagaaacagagtaccAGGGACTCAAACTAGTACAGATACAGGATTTTAGCACTGAATGtaacagcttaatccactgtgttaCAACACCAGATCTGAATGCTAGTATTGATTGGACACTGACGTTtgcaagtttagatgaagatagAATGGATAATGGTTTGTAGCATAAAGATATGTATTAAGGACTATGCTAAAAGTTTTTTTAACCACTCCTGAGTAATGTGAGTGATACAGTATTTGAAATTCAACGGAAAAACTGTTAATGTTTATTACAAGTCAGTACATGTAAGATTCCCTCATCAAGAAGGAGCAAAACAAGCTTACCTTTCCCTTGAGATCTTTCTATTTCAAAAGTTGTAGCAAAGTgtcatacatatatgtttatttgaataaCAGTATAATAAATCTATGTGTCTTTCATTAGTTTTATTAATTATCAACCAGAGGCAAATTGTCATTTCTTAATGTGCTTTCTGACTGTTCCTCAGCAATGTTTGAGAACAAATCCAGTGCAATGTACTGATTCATATGTTGAGCAAAATTTAACCTACACTCTGCTCTTTCCCGTAAATGCTTGACTAATCCTAATATCAATTCTGTCTCTacgtttttgtttactttttacaGTCTTGCTACTCTGATGTACTGACTCTGCCAGAAACACACCATTAAAGGTCAGGCTGCAGAGACTCACCACAAACGGCAGACAGACCAGCAGtgcctcctgccctcctctccttTGCTCTCATATACAGCTTCGTATGTCCCTGGCTGAGGTCATGACGCATATGAGACTCAGTCTGCTGATGCTGTGGTTGGGGGAGCTTTTCTTACTTTCTGGGTGGCTCCAGACCGGGCACTGTCAACATCACAGCCACCCAGAAGTGGTAATACCCTTGAGGGTAACTGGCACTGAGAAAGGTATGAAGACTAAAGGCTGGCTCTCCTATAGACTGCAAATTGCAGGGCACAGATACATCATCCACATGAAAGTCAAGACAAATTTGGTAACCAGACATTTCTCCATGTTCACCTACTCAGACCAAGGTGCTCTCATTGAGGACCGGCCTTTTGTGCGGGAGGGATGCTACTATCATGGTTATGTGGAAGGAGACCCAGAATCCATGGTTGCTGTTAGCACCTGTTTTGGGGGCTTTCAAGGAATGTTACAGATAAATGACACTGTTTATGAGATCAAGCcaaaaacattttcttccaaatttgaACATCTAGTTTATAAAGTGGACAGTGAGGATACTATGACTTGTGGATTAACAGAAGAAGAGATAGCACAGCAACTGAAAAAGTATAAACGTAATAATCCCGTTCTGATGCAAAGTGATTATCAGGGCTGGTGGACCCATCGATGGTTTCTAGAACTTGCGGTGGTTGTAGACCAAGAACGATTCTTTCATAAGGGCAGTAATATCTCAGCTGTGGAGGATGAAGTAATCGAGGTTATCAATATACTTAATTCTCTTTATGAGCATATGGACATGGAAGTGGCTTTACCTGCAATAGAAATTTGGAATGAAGGAAATCCCATACCACCAGGAAACATAAGTCATTGGCTAAGAGAATTTTGCAAATGGAAGAGAACTAATCTAAATATTCGTATTCCCCATGATGCTGTTCATCTTTTCATAAAGGCTACATTTGGTACATATCTTGGCTTGGCTTATGTTGGAGCAGTATGCATTAGAAATGATAATTGTGCAGTTAATAGATTCAGGACTGATGATTTGGTCAGCTTTGCAAAGCTTCTGGCACATGAGCTTGGTCATAATTTGGGTATGTCTCATGATACTTCAAGCTGTAAATGTAAGGATAGCAGATGCATAATGTATCCAACTGCATCAACTGCAACAAAATTCAGCAACTGCAGTTATGCTCAGTATTGGGGGTACTCTATAAGAGTGCACTGTATGCACAGCCCACCAAATCCAGAGTCTCTCTTCGTAAAACATCGTTGTGGAAATGCTATTGttgaagaagaagagaaatgtgACTGTGGGTCTCTAGGATCCTGTAAAAATGATCGCTGTTGTTTGACAAACTGCACTCTGGTACGTGGGGCTTCTTGTGCTTTTGGCAATTGTTGTAAGGACTGCCAGTTTGTGCCATCAGGACAAGTATGTCGAGAACAAGGTAATGAATGCGATCTTCCAGAGTGGTGCAATGGAACTTGGCATGAGTGTCCAGATGATGTGTATGTGCAGGACGGAAGCCCTTGCTTGGGCATGGGCTACTGCTATGAAAAGAGATGTAATTTCCGTGATGAACAGTGCCGGAAAATTTTTGGCAAGAAAGCCAGGAGTGCAAATCAGATATGCTACAGAGAAATAAACACCCGTGGTGACCGTTTTGGTAACTGTGGTAATGACACCAATACATACATAGCATGTGGTTTTGCCGATATTCTATGTGGAAGAATTCAGTGTGAGAATGTGACAGAAATTCCTTCACTAGGAAGTCATTCTACCATGCATATAACTCGGTTGGATGGTCACATGTGCTGGGGGGTCGACTACCACTTTGGGATGACTGCACTTGATATTGGTGATGTGAAAGATGGAACAGAGTGTGGTGAACAgcgggtgtgcattggcaggaggtGTGTCCCTGAGCCAGTTTGGGATAGTGAGTGCATTCCTGAAATGTGCAACATGCATGGAATATGCAACAGTAAACATCACTGTCATTGTAGCAATAAGTGGGCCCCACCAAACTGCAGGACAAAAGGAAATGGAGGTAGTATTGATAGTGGTCCACCCCCTGCGGAAGAGCCTGAGAAAACATCTGAGCCTGACCGTGGAATTTCTAAATTTTGGAttccttttttggttttgttgaacTGCTTTTTGATTCTGTGTTGCTGCTGTTTCATTTGCTGTCCACTTAAAAGAGAAGATTCACCAGAACCACcagaacaaaaatcaaacttACCCAAGACAAACTGTCAGGGCAAAAGGCACGTAAGAAAAAGTAGCAAgtttaaatgttttgaagaaagaagggcaaaatgttcaaaatttacctcagaagaaagaaatcaaaagtgAAAAATGTAGCTAAGGAAATAGAGCATAATTGTTTAAACTTCATCTAAGAAGGAAAAGCTGGGCTTTTCAGAATTCCTATAAGAAGATGCTCAGAATTCACATAAGTAAGAACAAACATGTACAACTCAACGAAATTATTCCAATCTGTAACGGGCTCTTGCATGCGTTAAATTTTACTGCCTGAAACAAATGTCATTGTACATATGAAAGACTTATTggaacttcaaaaggttcattATGCTACAAGATCATAGGCTGATAAATAAAGGTAAAACTGAACATATTTGCACTTtcattattttagaaatttttgcTGGCCTGTTTTTGATAGAATGTAGTGTCTTCGTGTTGTCTGAGCAGTGGCACTGCTAAAATGGGTGATGTTTGGGTCCATTTGTTGTTTCCCATTCCCATGCTCCTTCCAATTGTCATTATGCTTTTCCTCCGAGACAGTGAATATGCATCATATTTCCTCTTTGATATTCCCATCTGTAAGTTTCTGCTTGTAAAGCAAGAGCTAGAGAAATGACTGCAAGGCTGATATGActggttttttcttttctaaggtttatttattttcattagaaaggcagaatatacagagagaaggtgttagagagagagagagagagagaaagattttctttctgctggtttactctgcaagtggctgcaatggctggagttgaactgatctgaaaccatgagccaggagtttcttgcaagtctcccacacgggttcagtgtcccaaggttttgggacatcctttcttgcttttccaggcctcaagcagggagctagatgggaagtagagcagtggggagtagaacgagtgcccatatggaatcctggcacatgcaaggaaaggatttagcaaTAGGCTGGCATGCGAGGCCCACAGAACAGTTTtatagcttcttttaaaaaatttattcattaattactttgtattatgtgacacagtttcataggtactgggattctccccacccctccccaaaccctccccccatggtggattactccaccttgttgcataaccccagttcaagttcagttgggattccctcattgcaagcatatacaaaacatagagtccaacatcttattggccggtcaagttcaacagcctcttagggagaccctctctggtctgatggcagagccagcagagtgtcatcccgatcaattaaatgctccaacatactatcagcaacaatccaggtacgatgaggctggtgcagagtccactgattgacatagtccatcataaagtctccccttgtccagtatttcgctgccaacatatagctgaggtggttgattgatctactccatcttccatcttttcttggttaatgttctgattcctccatttcgattgaggggatccccaaagaaactttgaggtgttcgcagaccaggttcctatatgtactagcaagcacagtgcccgccacagtccatcaccctgatcagctggtggttgcaactgttgggttggttctattctcagccccgacctccaccggaaccaatgagtattgcagtccatgctggctctgcccatcacactcttggtcctcacctaaaccagtgggaggtgtgctggttgggtgctgcgttcctaactggcacaggcagcctcgccttggcattttgtgctgtg from Ochotona princeps isolate mOchPri1 chromosome 11, mOchPri1.hap1, whole genome shotgun sequence includes:
- the LOC131481484 gene encoding disintegrin and metalloproteinase domain-containing protein 25-like, coding for MSLAEVMTHMRLSLLMLWLGELFLLSGWLQTGHCQHHSHPEVVIPLRVTGTEKGMKTKGWLSYRLQIAGHRYIIHMKVKTNLVTRHFSMFTYSDQGALIEDRPFVREGCYYHGYVEGDPESMVAVSTCFGGFQGMLQINDTVYEIKPKTFSSKFEHLVYKVDSEDTMTCGLTEEEIAQQLKKYKRNNPVLMQSDYQGWWTHRWFLELAVVVDQERFFHKGSNISAVEDEVIEVINILNSLYEHMDMEVALPAIEIWNEGNPIPPGNISHWLREFCKWKRTNLNIRIPHDAVHLFIKATFGTYLGLAYVGAVCIRNDNCAVNRFRTDDLVSFAKLLAHELGHNLGMSHDTSSCKCKDSRCIMYPTASTATKFSNCSYAQYWGYSIRVHCMHSPPNPESLFVKHRCGNAIVEEEEKCDCGSLGSCKNDRCCLTNCTLVRGASCAFGNCCKDCQFVPSGQVCREQGNECDLPEWCNGTWHECPDDVYVQDGSPCLGMGYCYEKRCNFRDEQCRKIFGKKARSANQICYREINTRGDRFGNCGNDTNTYIACGFADILCGRIQCENVTEIPSLGSHSTMHITRLDGHMCWGVDYHFGMTALDIGDVKDGTECGEQRVCIGRRCVPEPVWDSECIPEMCNMHGICNSKHHCHCSNKWAPPNCRTKGNGGSIDSGPPPAEEPEKTSEPDRGISKFWIPFLVLLNCFLILCCCCFICCPLKREDSPEPPEQKSNLPKTNCQGK